A section of the Bacillus sp. HSf4 genome encodes:
- a CDS encoding poly-gamma-glutamate hydrolase family protein, with protein MKHRLTDQYASFTELSKNKQKGIDYTVFSRVSESGLLVMAPHGGGIEPGISEIVRCLAADFSVYLLEGLKRSGNKELHVTSAHFDDPLAVQMAERHHYILALHGYEEPSLCRTLVGGTDHKRARIFAEALHNHGFSAELLAADAHLSGTNPASINNRCKTGLSVQLEISTAQRKAMFGRFSLKGREASKNEVFFRYIAAIKEGIEKVYR; from the coding sequence ATGAAACACAGATTGACAGACCAATACGCCAGTTTTACAGAGCTGTCGAAAAATAAACAGAAGGGGATCGATTATACGGTCTTTTCAAGGGTATCAGAAAGCGGTCTGCTTGTGATGGCTCCGCACGGAGGGGGGATTGAGCCGGGGATCAGTGAAATCGTCCGCTGTTTGGCCGCGGATTTTTCCGTTTATCTGCTTGAGGGGCTGAAAAGATCCGGCAACAAAGAGCTTCACGTTACAAGCGCCCATTTTGATGACCCGCTTGCCGTGCAAATGGCCGAGAGACACCATTATATTTTGGCTTTGCACGGCTATGAAGAACCCTCTCTTTGCCGGACGCTGGTCGGCGGGACTGATCACAAACGGGCCCGTATTTTTGCCGAAGCATTACACAACCACGGGTTTTCCGCTGAACTCCTGGCGGCAGACGCCCATCTGTCGGGGACGAATCCTGCGAGCATCAACAATCGGTGCAAAACAGGTTTAAGCGTGCAATTAGAAATCAGCACAGCCCAGCGAAAGGCGATGTTCGGGCGTTTCAGTTTAAAGGGAAGGGAAGCGTCTAAGAACGAGGTGTTTTTCCGTTATATAGCAGCGATAAAAGAGGGGATTGAAAAAGTGTATCGATGA